The following are encoded together in the Lactuca sativa cultivar Salinas chromosome 1, Lsat_Salinas_v11, whole genome shotgun sequence genome:
- the LOC111889125 gene encoding protein TRIGALACTOSYLDIACYLGLYCEROL 5, chloroplastic: MVLTNFDGTGIGFGFGVGCGFGVGWGFGGMPLNFLGLGAGGGCGVGVGLGWGFGTGVGSKYRSSRVVFQGVDFNKKSETEGTTQSS; the protein is encoded by the exons ATGGTGCTTACAAATTTCGATGGAACTGGAATTGGATTCG GTTTTGGAGTCGGCTGTGGTTTTGGCGTCGGATGGGGTTTCGGAG GTATGCCTTTGAATTTCCTAGGTCTTGGTGCAG GTGGAGGCTGTGGAGTTGGGGTGGGGCTCGGATGGGGATTTGGCACAGGAGTTGGTAGCAAGTACCGATCTTCAAGAGTTGTTTTTCAGGGAGTTGATTTCAATAAGAAAAGTGAAACCGAAGGTACTACACAGTCATCTTGA
- the LOC111889122 gene encoding uncharacterized protein LOC111889122 isoform X2 gives MAELLQLEEFERAVLSSYNKTSTDNTKDRHRDFINAIETQISRVETSWNDSFSSKGKPPCPWVKLNEGERKELALFLAGSVTPGAHEEQPAKTRRKQKAAAAAAKEKKISGHRRAASASADIGSWKITVDDDVGKDGKAPRKIPSFSGLLNTLEYTASKLKWPKNGYGKLKQELDVAPIIQIHDMNCPEHYDDDHHDRWLHRWCGAIQRQLQRLQYYMLYSCRTQTIFWVVVIICLLALFVLHSI, from the exons ATGGCAG AATTGTTGCAGTTGGAGGAGTTCGAAAGGGCAGTTCTCTCAAGCTACAACAAAACTTCAACTGACAATACAAAAGACAGGCATCGTGACTTCATCAATGCAATCGAGACTCAGATTTCAAGAGTTGAAACTTCATGGAACGATTCATTCTCTTCAAAAGGGAAGCCACCATGCCCATGGGTGAAACTTAATGAAGGAGAAAGGAAAGAACTCGCACTATTTCTCGCAGGATCAGTAACACCTGGCGCTCATGAAGAACAACCTGCAAAAACTCGCCGGAAACAAAAGGCGGCAGCGGCTGCGgctaaagaaaagaaaatttccGGGCATAGAAGAGCCGCGAGCGCCAGTGCCGACATCGGGTCATGGAAGATCACGGTTGATGACGATGTTGGAAAAGACGGAAAAGCCCCTCGAAAGATCCCGAGTTTTTCTGGGCTCTTGAACACTTTAGAGTACACGGCTTCGAAATTAAAGTGGCCCAAGAATGGGTATGGGAAATTAAAGCAAGAGCTGGATGTTGCGCCTATTATTCAA ATTCATGATATGAATTGCCCTGAACATTATGATGATGATCATCATGATAGATGGCTTCATAGATGGTGTGGTGCAATCCAACGACAACTTCAAAGGTTGCAGTATTATATGTTGTATAGTTGTCGCACCCAAACAATCTTTTGGGTTGTTGTCATTATTTGTTTACTTG CTTTATTTGTATTACATTCGATCTAA
- the LOC111889122 gene encoding uncharacterized protein LOC111889122 isoform X1: MASHLDRWEKDPFFRAAEEVQESADRMESTYRTLIHASKEPSVWNSDAVRRDLQTAMGTTKWQLEEFERAVLSSYNKTSTDNTKDRHRDFINAIETQISRVETSWNDSFSSKGKPPCPWVKLNEGERKELALFLAGSVTPGAHEEQPAKTRRKQKAAAAAAKEKKISGHRRAASASADIGSWKITVDDDVGKDGKAPRKIPSFSGLLNTLEYTASKLKWPKNGYGKLKQELDVAPIIQIHDMNCPEHYDDDHHDRWLHRWCGAIQRQLQRLQYYMLYSCRTQTIFWVVVIICLLALFVLHSI; encoded by the exons ATGGCCTCGCATTTGGATCGATGGGAGAAGGATCCGTTCTTTCGTGCTGCCGAAGAAGTTCAGGAATCTGCCGATAG GATGGAATCCACGTATAGAACATTGATTCATGCATCCAAAGAACCTTCGGTCTGGAATTCAGACGCTGTTCGAAGAGATTTACAAACTGCCATGGGCACTACCAAATGGCAG TTGGAGGAGTTCGAAAGGGCAGTTCTCTCAAGCTACAACAAAACTTCAACTGACAATACAAAAGACAGGCATCGTGACTTCATCAATGCAATCGAGACTCAGATTTCAAGAGTTGAAACTTCATGGAACGATTCATTCTCTTCAAAAGGGAAGCCACCATGCCCATGGGTGAAACTTAATGAAGGAGAAAGGAAAGAACTCGCACTATTTCTCGCAGGATCAGTAACACCTGGCGCTCATGAAGAACAACCTGCAAAAACTCGCCGGAAACAAAAGGCGGCAGCGGCTGCGgctaaagaaaagaaaatttccGGGCATAGAAGAGCCGCGAGCGCCAGTGCCGACATCGGGTCATGGAAGATCACGGTTGATGACGATGTTGGAAAAGACGGAAAAGCCCCTCGAAAGATCCCGAGTTTTTCTGGGCTCTTGAACACTTTAGAGTACACGGCTTCGAAATTAAAGTGGCCCAAGAATGGGTATGGGAAATTAAAGCAAGAGCTGGATGTTGCGCCTATTATTCAA ATTCATGATATGAATTGCCCTGAACATTATGATGATGATCATCATGATAGATGGCTTCATAGATGGTGTGGTGCAATCCAACGACAACTTCAAAGGTTGCAGTATTATATGTTGTATAGTTGTCGCACCCAAACAATCTTTTGGGTTGTTGTCATTATTTGTTTACTTG CTTTATTTGTATTACATTCGATCTAA
- the LOC111889124 gene encoding protein SYM1, with protein sequence MGPLSWYLKMLDVRPLYTKSISAGLIYAAADLTAQMMTMESWGSLNIIRTLRMSMFGLFFLGPAQHVWFNFLGRILPKRDMTTTFKKLVVGQIFYGPTCTAVFFIYNAFLQGESASEVGSRLRRDLVPTLTGGLMYWPVCDFFTYKIIPVHLQPLMNSSFSYLWTIYLTYMASLEKAIEA encoded by the exons ATGGGGCCTCTTTCATGGTATTTGAAAATGCTTGATGTTCGTCCGCTCTACACGAAGAGCATCTCCGCTGGCTTGATCTACGCAGCTGCTGATTTGACTGCACAG ATGATGACCATGGAATCTTGGGGTTCTTTAAACATAATAAGAACATTACGCATGTCAATGTTCGGGCTCTTTTTTCTAGGGCCTGCGCAACACGTATGGTTTAATTTCTTAGGAAGAATCCTACCAAAACGAGACATGACTACCACCTTCAAGAAGTTAGTTGTTGGTCAAATCTTTTACGGACCCACTTGCACCGCCGTTTTTTTCATTTACAACGCGTTTCTACAAG GTGAAAGTGCTAGTGAGGTTGGTTCAAGATTGAGGAGAGATCTTGTGCCAACTTTAACAGGCGGTCTTATGTATTGGCCGGTGTGTGATTTCTTCACTTACAAAATCATCCCCGTTCATTTGCAG CCATTAATGAATAGTTCGTTTTCATATTTGTGGACTATATACTTGACGTACATGGCAAGTTTGGAAAAAGCAATTGAAGCTTAA